The following are encoded together in the Methylorubrum sp. B1-46 genome:
- a CDS encoding helix-turn-helix domain-containing protein, with protein sequence MTIGSLAEATQTRVETVRWYEKVGLLPPPARSSGNYRLYGPEHLRRLSFIRRGRALGFTVEQIRDLLALADDRDRSCGEVDTIARAHLAHVERKLADLTRLASELREVIGQCGCGSVSDCRIIEALSPLGEPA encoded by the coding sequence ATGACCATCGGCAGCCTCGCGGAGGCCACGCAGACCCGTGTCGAAACGGTCCGGTGGTACGAGAAGGTCGGGTTGCTGCCCCCGCCGGCGCGGTCGAGCGGCAACTACCGGCTCTACGGGCCCGAACACCTGCGCCGGCTGAGCTTCATCCGCCGCGGTCGCGCCCTCGGCTTCACCGTGGAGCAGATCCGGGACCTGCTCGCCTTGGCGGACGACCGGGATCGCTCCTGCGGCGAGGTCGACACCATCGCCCGCGCCCATCTCGCCCACGTGGAGCGCAAGCTGGCCGACCTGACCCGGCTCGCCTCGGAACTCCGCGAGGTCATCGGCCAGTGCGGCTGCGGGTCGGTCTCCGACTGCCGCATCATCGAGGCGCTATCGCCGTTGGGTGAACCCGCGTGA
- a CDS encoding heavy metal translocating P-type ATPase, whose amino-acid sequence MSQAAGADRTSFPTNGPQALRYRVKGMDCPTCAGKIETAVSRLPGVADVRVNYGSQVLDLALDEAATPRTELEGRIERLGYGVALLPTAADLAMAQASGGAPPAGTAEEPEPPLWRSRKARLGILIGALFAAGFLVERIAPGLAGEYAYWPGALVGLAYYGRRAAVAALAGTPFSIEMLMSVATAGALAIHAAEEAAIVVLLFTVGEMLEVVAAGRARAGIKALAALVPKTARLVDEANGTIREVAAASLAIGQVVVVRPGDRVPADGVITDGASSLDESPITGESVPKPKEVGDPVYAGSVNADGALQVRVTKTAADNTVARILHLVEEAQASKSPTARFIDRFSAVYTPIAFAFAAAVAVVPPLLGADWGTWIYRGLALLLIACPCALVLSTPAAIASGLAAGARRGLLVKGGAALEVIGRVHTVAFDKTGTLTAGRPRVSDILVFAPDASERSLLGLAAAVESGSGHPIARAILDRASADGVPLRPTRDARAIPGKAVSATVMGQTVLVASPRHAAESARLGPEAERAVADLEAGGKTVVIVVRGAEALGAISVRDEPRADAAAGISALRKLGVRSVMLTGDNRRTGEAVASELGLDVKAELLPQDKLAEIAALKAAAPVAMVGDGINDAPALAAASVGIAMGGGTDAALETADAAVLNDRVGDVAALVSLSRATLGNIRQNVAIALGLKAVFLMTTVAGITGLWPAILADTGATVLVTANALRLLRA is encoded by the coding sequence ATGAGCCAGGCCGCCGGCGCGGACCGCACATCCTTCCCCACGAACGGTCCGCAGGCCCTGCGCTACAGGGTCAAGGGCATGGACTGCCCGACCTGCGCCGGGAAGATCGAGACCGCCGTCTCCCGGCTGCCGGGCGTCGCGGACGTGCGCGTGAACTACGGCAGCCAAGTCCTCGACCTCGCGCTCGATGAGGCTGCGACGCCGAGGACCGAATTGGAGGGGCGTATCGAGCGCCTGGGCTACGGCGTCGCGCTGCTCCCCACGGCCGCGGACTTAGCCATGGCCCAAGCCTCGGGCGGCGCCCCGCCCGCCGGGACCGCGGAGGAGCCTGAGCCGCCGCTCTGGCGGAGCCGGAAGGCGCGGCTGGGCATCCTGATCGGCGCCCTGTTCGCCGCCGGCTTCCTGGTCGAGCGGATCGCGCCGGGCCTGGCGGGCGAGTACGCCTACTGGCCAGGGGCGCTCGTCGGGCTCGCCTATTACGGCCGCCGCGCGGCCGTGGCGGCGTTGGCCGGCACGCCCTTCTCCATCGAGATGCTGATGTCGGTCGCCACCGCGGGGGCGCTCGCCATCCACGCCGCCGAGGAGGCCGCCATCGTCGTGCTGCTCTTCACGGTCGGCGAGATGCTGGAGGTCGTGGCGGCGGGCCGGGCGCGTGCCGGCATCAAGGCGCTCGCCGCCCTGGTGCCGAAGACCGCCCGCCTCGTCGACGAGGCCAATGGCACCATCCGCGAGGTGGCCGCTGCGTCGCTGGCCATCGGGCAAGTCGTGGTCGTGAGGCCGGGCGACCGTGTGCCTGCCGACGGGGTGATCACCGACGGCGCGTCGAGCCTGGACGAGTCCCCCATCACTGGCGAATCGGTCCCGAAGCCCAAGGAGGTCGGCGACCCGGTCTACGCCGGCAGCGTCAACGCCGATGGCGCGCTCCAGGTCCGGGTCACAAAGACGGCGGCCGACAACACAGTCGCCCGCATCCTGCACCTCGTCGAGGAGGCGCAGGCGTCGAAGTCGCCCACGGCGCGCTTCATCGACCGGTTCAGCGCGGTCTACACGCCCATCGCGTTCGCGTTCGCGGCCGCCGTTGCGGTCGTGCCGCCGCTGCTCGGCGCCGATTGGGGCACCTGGATCTACCGGGGCCTGGCGCTCCTCCTCATCGCCTGCCCCTGCGCGCTGGTGCTCTCGACCCCCGCGGCCATCGCCTCCGGACTGGCCGCCGGTGCGCGACGCGGGCTGCTCGTCAAGGGCGGCGCCGCACTGGAGGTCATCGGGCGGGTGCACACGGTCGCGTTCGACAAGACCGGGACGCTGACCGCCGGACGGCCGCGGGTCTCGGACATCCTGGTCTTCGCCCCGGACGCGTCGGAGCGCTCGCTTCTCGGGTTGGCTGCCGCGGTCGAGAGCGGAAGCGGCCACCCCATCGCCCGGGCCATCCTCGACCGGGCGAGCGCGGACGGGGTGCCGCTGCGCCCGACGCGGGACGCCCGCGCCATCCCCGGCAAGGCGGTGTCGGCCACGGTGATGGGTCAGACGGTGCTCGTCGCCTCCCCACGCCACGCCGCCGAGAGCGCGCGGCTCGGCCCCGAGGCCGAGCGCGCGGTCGCGGACCTGGAAGCCGGCGGCAAGACGGTGGTCATCGTCGTCCGCGGCGCCGAGGCCTTGGGCGCCATCTCGGTCCGGGACGAGCCCCGCGCCGACGCGGCGGCCGGCATCTCGGCCCTGCGGAAGCTCGGCGTCCGCAGCGTGATGCTGACCGGCGACAACCGGCGCACGGGCGAGGCGGTCGCGTCCGAACTCGGGCTCGACGTGAAGGCCGAGCTCCTGCCCCAGGACAAGCTCGCCGAGATCGCGGCCCTGAAGGCGGCGGCTCCGGTGGCGATGGTCGGCGACGGCATTAACGACGCGCCGGCGCTCGCCGCCGCCAGCGTCGGCATCGCGATGGGCGGCGGCACCGACGCGGCCCTGGAAACGGCGGACGCGGCGGTGCTGAACGACCGGGTGGGCGACGTGGCGGCGCTGGTCTCCCTCTCTCGGGCGACCCTGGGCAATATCCGCCAGAACGTCGCGATCGCCCTCGGCCTGAAGGCCGTGTTCCTAATGACGACCGTCGCAGGCATCACCGGCCTCTGGCCGGCCATCCTGGCCGACACCGGCGCGACCGTCCTGGTGACGGCCAACGCGCTCCGTCTCCTGAGGGCCTGA
- the lspA gene encoding signal peptidase II yields MISLSGWAGRAATVAGVAGAAAAIDLVAKAVAEAWLEEGAVRGALPFVDLSLSFNYGISFSLFPAHDPSSLALLLAIQGTLTCLVAGWALAAGGGLERLGLAAIAGGAAGNFVDRLMDGVVTDYLDLHTGGIRWFTFNLADVWISTGVVLLLLDGLPLRRRHRSAGDPIP; encoded by the coding sequence ATGATCTCCCTGTCAGGGTGGGCCGGCCGGGCGGCGACCGTGGCCGGGGTGGCGGGGGCCGCCGCGGCCATAGACCTCGTCGCCAAGGCGGTGGCCGAGGCGTGGCTGGAGGAAGGCGCCGTCAGGGGCGCACTGCCCTTCGTCGACCTGAGCCTGTCATTCAACTACGGCATCAGCTTCAGCCTGTTCCCGGCGCACGACCCGTCCTCCCTGGCACTGCTCCTCGCCATCCAGGGCACGCTCACCTGCCTCGTGGCCGGCTGGGCCCTGGCCGCGGGCGGCGGGCTCGAACGCCTCGGGCTCGCCGCGATAGCGGGCGGGGCCGCCGGCAACTTCGTCGACCGGCTCATGGACGGCGTCGTCACGGACTACCTCGACCTGCACACCGGCGGCATCCGCTGGTTCACCTTCAATTTGGCGGACGTCTGGATCTCGACAGGCGTGGTGCTGCTGCTCCTCGACGGACTTCCCCTGCGGCGGAGGCATCGCAGCGCCGGGGATCCGATCCCGTAA
- a CDS encoding murein L,D-transpeptidase family protein: MLKTTTLGLALLLALSACQDGQYAASTRHLAPIPPATLALMSAKGVSPADPILMRAYKKESEIELWKRGTDGKYALLKTYAMCRWSGQLGPKTREGDRQAPEGFYAVTPASMNPNSSLYLSFNLGYPNEYDRSLGRTGAHLMVHGSCSSRGCFAMTDEVISELYAVVREAFAGGQRAVQFQSYPFRMTPENLARHRQDPNIAFWRNLKEGSDRFEVTGAEQGVGVADGRYVFDAGDEATAGAVARRQADDERQVAALVASGTPAVRLVYEDGGQHRSFRETMVAAGGGLGEVSRPEALAAGPREVAVPAAGPVALAGKREPVRGAAALKPAGPGGTEAERQRLLKIFAAAGAGQE; this comes from the coding sequence ATGCTGAAGACGACAACGCTCGGTCTGGCCCTCCTCCTGGCGCTGTCCGCCTGCCAGGACGGCCAGTACGCGGCCTCGACGCGCCACCTCGCGCCGATCCCGCCGGCGACCCTGGCCCTGATGTCGGCCAAGGGTGTCTCGCCGGCGGATCCGATCCTGATGCGGGCCTACAAGAAGGAGTCCGAGATCGAGCTCTGGAAGCGCGGCACGGACGGCAAGTACGCCCTCCTGAAGACCTACGCGATGTGCCGCTGGTCGGGTCAGCTGGGGCCCAAGACCCGGGAGGGGGACCGGCAGGCGCCGGAGGGCTTCTACGCGGTGACGCCCGCGTCCATGAACCCGAATTCGAGCCTCTATCTCTCGTTCAATCTCGGGTACCCGAACGAGTACGACCGCTCCCTGGGACGCACCGGCGCGCACCTGATGGTGCACGGCTCGTGCTCGTCGCGGGGCTGCTTCGCGATGACGGACGAGGTGATCTCGGAACTCTATGCCGTGGTGCGGGAGGCCTTCGCGGGCGGCCAGCGCGCCGTCCAGTTCCAGTCCTACCCGTTCCGCATGACGCCGGAGAACTTGGCCCGGCATCGCCAGGACCCGAACATCGCGTTCTGGAGGAACCTCAAGGAGGGGTCCGACCGGTTCGAGGTCACGGGGGCCGAGCAGGGCGTCGGCGTCGCCGATGGCCGATACGTGTTCGATGCCGGCGACGAGGCCACCGCTGGCGCGGTCGCGCGGAGGCAGGCGGATGACGAGCGGCAGGTCGCCGCCCTCGTGGCGAGCGGGACGCCCGCCGTCCGGCTGGTGTACGAGGACGGCGGCCAGCACCGGTCGTTCCGAGAGACCATGGTCGCGGCCGGAGGCGGTCTCGGCGAGGTGAGCCGCCCCGAGGCTCTGGCCGCAGGGCCGCGTGAGGTCGCCGTGCCGGCCGCGGGCCCGGTTGCTCTCGCCGGCAAGCGGGAGCCGGTCCGGGGTGCGGCGGCGCTCAAGCCGGCGGGGCCCGGCGGGACCGAGGCGGAGCGCCAACGCCTTCTCAAGATCTTCGCCGCGGCCGGGGCCGGTCAGGAGTGA
- a CDS encoding cytochrome c biogenesis CcdA family protein, with translation MAIDASSVGFLAAFAAGAVSFLSPCVLPLVPGYVSYVAGQSAAGERDSLRTLGLSLCFVLGFTTVFVAFGAGASALGFALLAHREALNLASGLLVILFGLFTAGLLRPAWLQRELRWHGDPPGQGPVAAYLLGTAFAFGWTPCIGPVLGAILAVTASSAAGKGVALLTVYSLGLGVPFVAAALFLSGFVARLRTLRWFGRALQLVGGGVMVAMGLLMVTDRMSAVASLLVEAFPVLGRIG, from the coding sequence ATGGCCATCGACGCCTCAAGCGTGGGCTTCCTGGCGGCCTTCGCGGCCGGCGCCGTGTCGTTCCTATCGCCCTGCGTGCTGCCCCTCGTTCCGGGCTACGTGTCGTACGTCGCGGGGCAGTCGGCCGCCGGCGAGCGCGACAGCCTGCGCACGCTCGGCCTGAGCCTTTGCTTCGTGCTCGGGTTCACGACCGTCTTCGTCGCGTTCGGCGCGGGGGCGAGCGCGCTCGGCTTCGCCCTGCTCGCCCATCGCGAGGCGCTGAACCTCGCCTCGGGCTTGCTGGTGATCCTGTTCGGCCTGTTCACGGCCGGTCTGCTGCGGCCCGCCTGGCTGCAGCGTGAGCTGCGCTGGCACGGCGATCCGCCGGGTCAGGGGCCCGTCGCCGCCTATCTCCTCGGAACGGCCTTCGCCTTCGGATGGACCCCATGCATCGGTCCCGTCCTCGGTGCCATCCTGGCAGTCACGGCCTCCTCGGCCGCGGGCAAGGGCGTCGCCCTGCTCACCGTCTACTCGCTCGGGCTTGGCGTGCCGTTCGTGGCGGCGGCCCTTTTCCTGTCAGGCTTCGTCGCGCGCCTTCGGACCCTACGCTGGTTCGGTCGTGCGCTTCAGCTCGTCGGCGGGGGCGTGATGGTGGCGATGGGGCTGCTGATGGTGACCGACCGCATGAGCGCCGTGGCTTCCCTCCTCGTGGAGGCCTTCCCCGTGCTTGGGCGGATCGGTTGA
- a CDS encoding YnfA family protein, which produces MTTFLAYAGAALAEIVGCFAFWAWLRLDRSPLWLLPGMASLALFAYLLTLVESEAAGRAYAAYGGIYIVAAILWLWGAEGYRPDRWDVTGGAICLVGMTVILFGPRP; this is translated from the coding sequence ATGACGACCTTCCTCGCCTATGCGGGCGCGGCCCTCGCCGAAATCGTTGGATGCTTCGCGTTCTGGGCCTGGCTGCGCCTGGACAGATCACCCCTCTGGTTGCTCCCCGGCATGGCATCGCTTGCGCTCTTCGCCTACCTGCTTACCTTAGTCGAGAGCGAGGCGGCAGGCAGGGCTTATGCGGCCTACGGAGGCATCTACATCGTGGCGGCCATCCTCTGGCTATGGGGTGCGGAAGGCTACCGTCCGGACCGATGGGACGTTACGGGCGGTGCGATCTGCCTCGTCGGCATGACGGTGATCCTGTTCGGCCCACGCCCCTGA
- a CDS encoding efflux RND transporter periplasmic adaptor subunit: MRLLLFAVLLATGIAIGAAVPAVARFVRDNLAAAGLPKDLFTITVPPITANHEPSKAGTPPDGDDDVKKPGTPKATNGHEIGKHGYEPGEEHPEKGAIRMGPEEVAALNISVVKVEGGTLARHLLVPGAITPDTDRIARVPARVVGTVTEMRKRLGDRVAKDEIVAVLESRDVADAKSEYLIASVRAELEKTNFDRQQALWDKRISSEQVYLRTRATYTEATLRVDLASQKLSALGLSATDVAAAQKREGATLNQSTLRRYELRSSLAGRVVERKVEVGTTVGGKGDPADIYTVADLSTVWIELSVPTHELAMVREGAPVAVTHAHEAGGRHADGKVVFVSPFLNPDTRSARVIVALPNPDLAWRPGAFVTAGVEIANDAVEVHVPKAALQTVGGERVVFVRTEEGFEKREVELGRSDDDSYEVVSGLKSGATIAVANSFILKAELRKSEAGDD, translated from the coding sequence ATGCGCCTCCTCCTGTTCGCGGTCCTCCTGGCCACCGGCATCGCCATAGGCGCAGCCGTCCCCGCCGTCGCCCGCTTCGTCAGGGACAATCTGGCCGCCGCCGGGCTGCCGAAAGACCTGTTCACCATCACCGTGCCACCCATCACCGCCAACCACGAACCCTCGAAGGCTGGGACGCCGCCCGACGGAGATGACGACGTCAAGAAGCCGGGAACCCCCAAGGCCACGAACGGCCACGAGATCGGGAAGCACGGGTACGAGCCGGGCGAGGAGCACCCCGAGAAGGGCGCAATCCGGATGGGACCCGAGGAGGTGGCGGCGCTCAACATCTCGGTCGTGAAAGTCGAGGGCGGCACGCTCGCCCGGCACCTCCTGGTACCCGGCGCCATCACCCCCGACACCGACCGGATCGCGCGCGTCCCGGCCCGGGTCGTGGGTACCGTCACGGAGATGCGCAAGCGCCTCGGCGACCGGGTTGCCAAGGACGAGATCGTCGCCGTCCTCGAAAGCCGTGACGTCGCCGACGCCAAGAGCGAGTACCTCATCGCCTCGGTACGCGCCGAGCTGGAGAAGACCAACTTCGACCGGCAGCAGGCGCTCTGGGACAAGCGCATCTCGTCGGAGCAGGTCTACCTGCGGACCAGGGCAACCTACACGGAAGCCACCTTGCGCGTCGACCTCGCCAGCCAGAAGCTGTCCGCCCTCGGGCTGAGCGCGACCGATGTCGCAGCCGCACAGAAACGAGAAGGTGCCACCCTGAACCAATCCACCCTGCGCCGGTACGAGCTCCGCTCGTCGCTCGCCGGCCGGGTCGTCGAGCGCAAGGTCGAGGTCGGGACGACGGTCGGCGGCAAGGGCGACCCCGCCGACATCTACACCGTCGCCGACCTCTCGACCGTATGGATCGAGCTGTCGGTGCCGACACACGAGCTCGCCATGGTTCGGGAGGGCGCACCCGTAGCTGTCACCCATGCCCATGAGGCCGGCGGCCGCCATGCCGACGGCAAGGTCGTCTTCGTCAGCCCGTTCTTGAACCCGGACACCCGCTCGGCGCGGGTCATCGTCGCCCTGCCGAACCCTGACCTTGCATGGCGCCCCGGCGCCTTCGTCACTGCCGGGGTGGAGATCGCGAACGACGCGGTCGAGGTGCACGTCCCGAAGGCCGCCCTGCAGACGGTCGGGGGCGAGCGCGTCGTTTTCGTGCGCACTGAGGAGGGCTTCGAGAAGCGGGAGGTCGAGCTCGGACGCTCGGACGACGATTCCTACGAGGTCGTCTCCGGACTGAAGTCGGGCGCCACCATCGCGGTTGCCAACTCCTTCATCCTCAAGGCCGAGCTCCGCAAATCCGAAGCGGGCGACGACTGA
- a CDS encoding IS3 family transposase (programmed frameshift) — protein sequence MAKRPKPEEIVAKLRQADVLVSQGQSVADAIRSIGVSEVTYYRWRREFGGLKTDQVRRMKELEVENQRLRKAIADLTLDKLILQEAAPGKLLSPARRRACVEHIVQTMKVSERRACRALGQHRSTQRKVPRGRDDEATLTADLVALAERYGRYGYRKISALLKAAGWLVNDKRVERIWRREGLKVPAKQPKRGRIWGGAGSCLRLRAEHRDHVWSYDFVEARTHEGRKFRMLNVVDEFTRECLAIRVARKLKAADVIDVLSDLFILRGVPGHIRSDNGPEFVAKSVRAWITGVGTQTAYIAPGSPWENGYVESFNARLRDELLNGEIFYTLKEAQIVIESWRRHYNGVRPHASLGYRPPAPEVFMPAFTAWPAALTRPAPPATLPMEERPTLH from the exons ATGGCAAAGCGACCCAAGCCCGAGGAGATTGTTGCCAAGCTGCGGCAGGCGGACGTGCTGGTCTCGCAGGGACAGAGCGTGGCGGACGCGATCCGCTCGATCGGCGTGAGCGAGGTGACGTACTATCGCTGGCGGCGTGAGTTCGGAGGCCTGAAGACGGATCAGGTACGCCGGATGAAGGAGCTGGAAGTCGAAAACCAGCGGCTGCGCAAGGCAATTGCCGACCTGACGCTCGACAAGCTGATCCTGCAGGAGGCGGCTC CGGGGAAACTTCTGAGCCCCGCGCGCCGACGTGCGTGTGTCGAGCACATCGTTCAGACGATGAAGGTGTCCGAGCGCCGGGCCTGCCGGGCGCTCGGACAGCACCGCTCGACGCAGCGCAAGGTGCCGCGGGGCAGAGATGACGAGGCCACTCTGACAGCCGATCTCGTTGCGTTGGCGGAGCGGTACGGCCGCTACGGCTATCGGAAGATCAGCGCCTTGCTGAAGGCGGCCGGCTGGCTGGTCAACGACAAGCGCGTCGAACGCATCTGGCGGCGCGAAGGCCTGAAGGTCCCGGCCAAACAGCCCAAGCGCGGCCGCATCTGGGGCGGCGCCGGCTCGTGCCTGCGATTGCGGGCGGAGCACCGTGATCACGTCTGGTCTTACGACTTCGTCGAGGCACGCACGCACGAGGGGCGCAAGTTCCGGATGCTCAACGTGGTCGATGAGTTCACTCGCGAGTGCCTGGCGATCCGCGTCGCGCGCAAGCTCAAGGCGGCGGACGTCATCGACGTGCTGTCCGACCTGTTCATCCTGCGCGGCGTGCCCGGCCACATCCGCTCAGACAATGGTCCGGAGTTCGTCGCCAAGTCGGTGCGGGCCTGGATCACCGGCGTCGGCACCCAAACAGCCTACATCGCACCGGGCTCGCCGTGGGAGAACGGCTACGTCGAGAGCTTCAACGCTCGTTTGAGAGATGAACTTCTGAACGGCGAAATCTTCTACACGCTCAAGGAGGCGCAGATCGTGATCGAGAGTTGGCGGCGACACTACAACGGCGTGCGTCCGCACGCCTCGCTTGGCTATCGACCGCCGGCCCCAGAGGTGTTCATGCCCGCCTTCACCGCTTGGCCGGCTGCGCTCACCAGACCGGCTCCGCCAGCCACGCTACCCATGGAGGAGAGACCGACCCTGCACTAA
- a CDS encoding helix-turn-helix transcriptional regulator, with translation MDVATPTDLMRLQDKAADAARLLRLLANEKRLLILCLLVARGEMDVTSLAGEVELSQSALSQHLAKLREDGLVAFRRESQTIHYRLEDPRAARVLATLKDIFCPELG, from the coding sequence ATGGACGTAGCGACTCCGACCGACCTGATGCGCCTGCAGGACAAGGCCGCCGACGCGGCCCGCCTGCTCCGCCTCCTCGCCAACGAGAAGCGGTTGCTCATCCTGTGCCTGCTGGTCGCCCGCGGCGAGATGGACGTGACCAGCCTCGCCGGGGAGGTCGAGCTCAGCCAATCGGCCCTGTCGCAGCACCTCGCCAAGCTGCGCGAGGATGGGTTGGTCGCGTTCCGGCGCGAGAGCCAGACGATCCACTACCGCCTTGAGGACCCCAGGGCCGCGCGGGTGCTGGCGACCCTCAAGGACATCTTCTGCCCGGAGCTCGGCTGA
- a CDS encoding ATP-binding protein, translating to MRSLRVRLFAILVLATGLIWLSAVAWIYLGSKREVEQVLDNRLQEAARMVSSLVGAVGSAGPDGAPRTFPAPTAYERQLSCQIWSLDGRMVARSTGAPERRLTDAPAGFSQREVDGETWRVFTVEDAERGVRVMVGDRLGLRERLVTDLIMGLVTPAILMVPLLGMLIWASLGRGLRPLRLMARDLAGRGADDMSAIDTNRTPAEVRPLADALNGLFLKVESARRHEREVTAFAAHELRTPLAGLKVQAQVAMAATDPDVAKAALRQILAAVDRTTRLVRQLLDAAQLDAAGEAPSLAEVDVGALVTETVEGMRTPPGVRTQIDPGLRGYTLLADPEGLRLAVRNLHENAVQHMVTGTVAWGARPHGEGIVVRDEGPGIPEEELPHVTTRFFRGRHKSETGSGLGLAIAEMASRRSGLSLRLRNRTDRPGLEAEILPG from the coding sequence ATGAGGTCGCTACGCGTCAGGCTTTTCGCCATCCTCGTCCTCGCCACCGGCCTGATCTGGCTCAGCGCGGTCGCCTGGATCTATCTCGGCTCGAAGCGCGAGGTGGAGCAGGTCCTCGACAACCGCCTGCAGGAAGCCGCCCGCATGGTCAGTTCCCTGGTGGGTGCGGTTGGGAGCGCTGGCCCGGACGGGGCACCCCGAACCTTCCCGGCCCCGACGGCCTACGAGCGGCAGCTTTCTTGCCAGATCTGGTCGCTCGACGGGCGCATGGTAGCGCGGTCGACCGGGGCCCCGGAGCGCCGCCTGACCGACGCGCCGGCCGGCTTCTCGCAGCGCGAGGTCGACGGCGAGACCTGGCGGGTGTTCACCGTGGAGGATGCCGAGAGAGGTGTGCGGGTCATGGTGGGTGATCGTCTTGGCCTCCGCGAGCGCCTCGTCACTGACCTCATCATGGGCCTGGTCACACCCGCCATCCTGATGGTTCCGTTGCTCGGCATGCTGATCTGGGCGAGCCTCGGTCGGGGCTTGCGTCCCTTGCGGCTGATGGCGCGGGACCTCGCGGGTCGCGGCGCCGACGACATGAGTGCGATCGACACAAATCGGACGCCGGCGGAGGTGCGTCCCCTGGCAGACGCCCTGAACGGGCTGTTCCTCAAGGTCGAATCGGCCCGCCGGCACGAACGGGAAGTGACGGCCTTCGCCGCGCATGAACTGCGAACACCGCTCGCCGGCCTCAAGGTCCAGGCCCAGGTCGCCATGGCCGCCACCGACCCGGACGTGGCGAAGGCGGCGCTGAGACAGATCCTTGCGGCCGTCGACCGGACCACGCGCCTCGTCCGCCAGTTGCTCGACGCCGCCCAGCTCGATGCCGCAGGGGAGGCGCCCTCCCTGGCGGAGGTCGACGTCGGCGCACTGGTGACGGAGACCGTGGAGGGGATGCGGACGCCTCCCGGGGTCCGGACCCAAATCGATCCGGGGCTACGGGGCTACACGCTGCTGGCCGACCCGGAAGGCCTGCGCCTCGCAGTCCGAAATCTGCACGAGAACGCCGTGCAGCACATGGTGACCGGCACGGTGGCTTGGGGCGCGCGGCCGCATGGCGAGGGCATCGTCGTTCGCGACGAGGGACCGGGCATTCCGGAGGAGGAACTGCCCCACGTCACGACACGGTTCTTCCGTGGGCGACACAAGAGCGAGACGGGTAGCGGTCTCGGCCTCGCCATCGCCGAGATGGCGTCCCGCCGGAGTGGCCTGAGCCTGCGGCTGCGCAACCGGACGGATCGCCCGGGGCTTGAGGCGGAGATCCTCCCGGGCTGA
- a CDS encoding response regulator: MRILVVEDDTILSDGLRAGLGLGGATVDCVATCADAEAALATSAFSAIVLDLMLPDGSGLDVLRGLRRRNDRTPVVLLTARDAVTDRIAGLDDGADDYLGKPFDLDELSARIRAVVRRASGRAAALLEHGGIRLDPGSLAVTVDGVPVAVSRREVMVLAALMERPNVLRSKVELEERLYGWQEEVESNAVEVHVHNLRAKIGKHAIETVRGLGYRMRALA; encoded by the coding sequence ACGACACCATCCTGTCGGACGGTCTCAGGGCTGGTTTGGGCCTGGGCGGGGCGACGGTCGATTGCGTCGCAACCTGCGCCGACGCCGAGGCGGCGCTCGCCACGAGCGCGTTCTCGGCCATCGTGCTCGACCTGATGCTGCCCGACGGCTCCGGCCTCGACGTGTTGCGGGGGCTTCGCCGCCGGAACGACCGGACGCCGGTCGTCCTGCTGACGGCCCGGGACGCCGTGACCGACCGGATCGCCGGGCTCGACGATGGCGCCGACGACTACCTCGGCAAGCCCTTCGACCTCGACGAGCTCTCCGCCCGCATCCGTGCCGTCGTCCGGAGGGCCTCGGGTCGGGCCGCCGCGCTCCTGGAGCACGGCGGAATTCGGCTCGACCCCGGCAGCCTTGCCGTCACCGTCGACGGTGTGCCGGTCGCCGTCTCCCGGCGCGAGGTCATGGTTCTGGCGGCCCTCATGGAACGACCTAACGTGCTTCGCTCCAAGGTCGAACTGGAGGAGCGGCTCTACGGCTGGCAGGAGGAGGTCGAGAGCAACGCGGTCGAGGTCCACGTGCACAACCTGCGTGCCAAGATCGGCAAGCACGCCATCGAGACGGTCCGAGGTCTCGGATACCGGATGAGGGCACTCGCATGA